DNA sequence from the Longimicrobiaceae bacterium genome:
GGGTACCAAGAACTTCCTCCTCCCGCAGAACTGGGTCAACGTAGGCAGCGGCTACTGCGCCTTGAGGTACTGACCCGCGGCGCGGAGGGGGGAGGGGCCGCCGTCCATGCCCGCCCGCGGGTCGACAGGACGGCGGCTCGCGATTACACTCCCGCCTCGGGCCCGCGCATCCATACAGGCGGGCCGCCTGCACCCGTGCGCGGAGGACAGCAGTGGCGCGAGACGCCAGCACCACCCCGGCCCAGATCGGGCCCAACGAAGACGCGTCGCAGCTGCGAATCCGCTGGAGCGACGGCGCCGTGTCGGACTACCCGCCGCGCTACCTGCGCCTGTGCTGCCCGTGTGCCGGCTGCGTGGAGGAGATGACCGGCCGGCCGCTGCTGGACCCGGCCGCGGTGCCGATGGACGTGCATCCGCTCGCCATCCACCACGTAGGCCAGTACGCCCTCCGCTTCGACTGGAGCGACGACCATCGCACCGGCATCTACCCTTTCGACTACCTCCGCGACATCTCGCCCAGTAGCTGACTTCGTTCGATGGAGATGGACGGATGAAGAAAGACCCTCCGCCGGGATCCGGTGGAGGGTCGCTGTTGCTGCGGAACCGGGAAGGTGCCGCGTTCCGGATCGATCCGTCTTCGCGCCCGAGAAGGCTGGAGCGCACGCAGGTGCTCCCCTACCACGGCACGGAGTGGTGGTGCACGGAGGATTCGCGCGTCAGCTCCCGGTGGCGGGGCCGATGTACTTGCGCACCTCCTGGAGCAGCGAGGGCGGCATGCAC
Encoded proteins:
- a CDS encoding DUF971 domain-containing protein, encoding MARDASTTPAQIGPNEDASQLRIRWSDGAVSDYPPRYLRLCCPCAGCVEEMTGRPLLDPAAVPMDVHPLAIHHVGQYALRFDWSDDHRTGIYPFDYLRDISPSS